A region from the Mustelus asterias unplaced genomic scaffold, sMusAst1.hap1.1 HAP1_SCAFFOLD_210, whole genome shotgun sequence genome encodes:
- the LOC144485688 gene encoding uncharacterized protein LOC144485688, whose translation MEKPWKCEDCGKGFNYPSHLETHRRSHTGERPFICCVCGKGFLQSQHLQSHQRSHSNKRHLKCSNCEKSFKSKKHLKQHQHTHTGERPFICSVCGKGFTQSATLIRHQQTHTGKRPFTCSVCGKGFIQSSTLLRHLRVHTGERPFPCSKCGKEFTRLDTLSLHQHVHTEKLLFKHYE comes from the coding sequence atggagaaaccgtggaaatgcgaggactgtgggaagggattcaattatcctTCCCATCTCGAAACTCATCGTCGcagtcacacaggagagagaccgttcatctgctgtgtgtgtggaaaaggTTTTCTTCAGTCACaacacctgcagtcacaccaacgCTCTCATTCCAATAAGAGACATTTAAAATGTTccaactgtgagaagagctttaagagCAAAAAGCACTTGAAAcaacaccaacacactcacactggagagaggccgttcatctgttctgtgtgtgggaagggattcactcagtcagccaccCTGATTAGACACCAGCAGACTCACACAGgaaaaaggccgttcacctgctcagtgtgtgggaaaggattcattcagtcatccaccctgctgaggcatctgcgagttcacactggggagaggccgttcccttgctccaagtgtgggaaggaattcactcggttAGACACGCTCAGTTTGCATCAGCATGTTCACACtgaaaaattactttttaaacaTTACGAATGA
- the LOC144485691 gene encoding uncharacterized protein LOC144485691, producing the protein MCSHCGTGFRRSGDLTVHQRIHTGERPFTCPVCGKRFTCLSSLTSHQLVHTNERPFRCSDCEKSFKSRKLLLAHQRNHSEDKPFTCTECGKGFTRSSILLRHQQVHSEEKPFTCSMCGKRFTQSYNLVRHQRVHQ; encoded by the coding sequence atgtgttctcactgcgggactggcttcaggcgatcaggcgacctcactgtacaccagcgaattcacactggggagaggccgttcacctgccctgtgtgtgggaagagattcacttgtttatcttctctcacttcacaccaacttgttcacacaaatgagagaccgttcagatgttctgactgtgagaagagctttaaaagcagaaaactTCTGCTCGCACACCAGCGAAATCACTCTGAGGACaaaccgttcacctgcactgagtgtgggaaaggattcacccgGTCATCcattctgctgagacaccaacaagttcacagtgaggagaagccgttcacttgttcaatgtgtggaaagagattcacccagtcatacaacctggtgagacaccagcgagttcaccagtga